Proteins co-encoded in one Artemia franciscana chromosome 10, ASM3288406v1, whole genome shotgun sequence genomic window:
- the LOC136032129 gene encoding uncharacterized protein LOC136032129 isoform X1, with the protein MKYILLVALYITAVLAKSNNPKEPTIDFQEVKRGLTANGDGSSFDDPSYRLRREASESKAPVEEDLKGAETHHYSYYPYHYYGHYYPTYSYSHPYYGYAPYSYGYRRYWG; encoded by the exons ATGAAATAT attctgcTTGTTGCCCTTTATATTACAGCAGTATTAGCCAAATCAAATAATCCAAAGGAACCGACTATTGATTTTCAAGAAGTGAAAAGAGGGTTAACAGCTAACGGAGATGGTTCTTCCTTTGATGATCCTAGTTACAGGTTGAGAAGAGAAGCATCTGAATCGAAAGCTCCTGTCGAAGAAGATCTGAAAGGAGCAGAAACTCATCACTATAGCTATTATCCTTATCATTATTATGGTCATTATTACCCAACATATAGTTATTCTCATCCATATTATGGATACGCTCCGTACAGCTATGGTTACAGACGGTATTGGGGCTAG